AATActgttaattgtataattaataggtattaatacttaatgatATTGTAGTAAGTAAGGACACTGATCTTATCATTAAATACCAatttaacataacattttaacattttttctaatatttaaaatgtacaatagtgTTTTAtcctgtaaatatttataaattaaacaaaatttccattttatttgaatctaataaataataataaatattataaatagtttattaattataaaattataaaatgaaaatggtattcttacttaaatatttataaaagtgaaatattcaaattcactaaatatttagtgtttacttttattgtagtactttataaatgtataataaacatactcACTTATCGTTTatagtatactaaaataattataaacatttgttgaTTAAagttctttaattttaaaatattcttgagTACACAAgtttaattaggtaaatgtacgattattttctttgtaaaatatacagtttatactttattgcataacattaatatcattgaaataatatctatttgatgcatttatattttagactgCCAAAAAAATAGTGAAAGTTCAATCAACGCTTAAAACCACATCAAATTTCaggtatactaatataataatataatttattataattattttgtatgtacttATCTAGTTAGttctattattacttatttatactgtaaaacaatttaggtatcttctataaattattctaaatcttagtagaaatatataaacttaacttattttattattattttttaagtttgtttttattttaattacagttCTCAAAGTTCAGTTTATACTGAATGTTCTAAAAAATCTAACAAAACCATAGATTCTAATTCAACAAAAATTGGTTCAACAAAAATAAGAGCTAAACGTCTTTTAGAATTGAAAAAACTAGATTCTAACCTTACTAAAGCTCTAGTTGACATTGAAAAACTAGATAATTCTAAAAGTACAACTGATACATGTAAAGactatattaatacatgtCGCAGTGCTTGCTCAGAGGCATTAGAAAACCGTGTGTGTAGAATGGTCATTGAAAATTCTCAAGCTGCTTTGTATGCAGTCTGCCATCGTTTACGTGAAACATGCAAACACAATGAAATTTTACAGAAAGAAACTGAACGTTTGAGAGAAGAAAttggtgaaaaaaaatcttttgaaGAATTGGCTGCTGATCAAATTGCTATTGTTGAACGTAAACTTACTGAAAAAGTTAatgattatatgaaaatttcaGAGACagttaaagataattatttagctAAAATGAGGTATATTCTGGTTGCTCTGGATGAATTAGAATCTATGGTTGATGGTGAAGTAAaagaaattattcataaattaaagcTGGACATTGAAAATATAGATCCAGAAGGTCCTAATTACAAACAGCTTTTAGAGAAATAtgaaaagtatacatttttttttattatattaatattaattaaatatgaaataaattattattttcctgtCTTAGAACAATAAAAAGGAACATTCATCTTGAAGAAATTGCTAAGAAATATGacgatttagaaaaaaaaataattgatttgacAAATGtaagtttgaataaattaattttagatgtttttaaaaaaatctgctTTTTGAGTCGTtttggtaataaaaaatataagaacatTTATAGtatggaaatttaaaattaaacttaataaaataagagaaattgtaatttttaagctaataattaaaataatgaacaatattattttttatatgtttataggaAAAGAATGCTATGGCagctaaattacaaaataataaactaaagaCAACTGGTTTATCAAAGAACCGTTTAGATGCCTTGGCCACACCTCGCAGGCGTGTCGATGCTGAGAATATCGCaccgaaaaataaaacttatgtaCTTAAAAGTAACACTTTTAACACTGTTAAACCAGTTGCTCAGTCTTCTCCATTGAGAGAAATGAACTGGTAAttgaagtataaatgtattattttatatttgattttaattgtacctacttttctttttttattttatttatctgtccatcaaatattttatgacttaataattaactttaagtttttatgtatatttttttttatactagtatgagtaaatttttaatgtttgactgatataataaaatagattgatcaacattttagaaaaaatggaattatcatttgtatacaaaatgcATTAGGATATTCAGTTCATaccaacatttattatatattaaacaaaaacaaaacctTAATCAATTgaacaacatatttattaatttatatatatatacattttttttcattaatcggGTTTGAAACCGaatcatttgtatttaaaagctATTTCAAGTTGTCTATCATCATtaatttcgtttaaaatatttttggaaataaaataatattttcaataaataaaacatggaactgttattatattaataatacatatttaataattttacaatatgtacatatagtaataataaaaaaaaaaaaaaaatgcaagcaCTTCAAGTTGATGAAGCCACGCAAAACAAAAACTTGTACATCAgtcatatttgttttatcaaaacaaacaAGCGAGAATTATATGGGAAAAgtgtaaaacaattataatacaaaatcaatttatttaataaatattctccAACTAGTTGAGTGTTCCGCGGCAACAATGGGTACCACACAAACAtggtattttgttttcttcaaGTGggaatttataatcataagttATTTCCTCATTTACACCAATTGGCTGTTTACTATATATGACAATTTTCTTCTGTCCATCAATTTGAATTATCTTGGCATAACAATTAGGctgcaaaaaaatatgttaataaaataatttgttcagttttaaataagagttgtaatttattatttgttttctccctaacatatacacattacatagcaaatttgcatTCAATAGAACCAatctctaaataaaaaataatgctc
This sequence is a window from Rhopalosiphum maidis isolate BTI-1 chromosome 1, ASM367621v3, whole genome shotgun sequence. Protein-coding genes within it:
- the LOC113560454 gene encoding hyaluronan mediated motility receptor-like; protein product: MSFVKSKIKRFNEVSSCAPPPGTYDPKSPCPKLIKGSKFDKAERFKEPSAPQTAKKIVKVQSTLKTTSNFSSQSSVYTECSKKSNKTIDSNSTKIGSTKIRAKRLLELKKLDSNLTKALVDIEKLDNSKSTTDTCKDYINTCRSACSEALENRVCRMVIENSQAALYAVCHRLRETCKHNEILQKETERLREEIGEKKSFEELAADQIAIVERKLTEKVNDYMKISETVKDNYLAKMRYILVALDELESMVDGEVKEIIHKLKLDIENIDPEGPNYKQLLEKYEKTIKRNIHLEEIAKKYDDLEKKIIDLTNEKNAMAAKLQNNKLKTTGLSKNRLDALATPRRRVDAENIAPKNKTYVLKSNTFNTVKPVAQSSPLREMNW